In Labrus bergylta chromosome 6, fLabBer1.1, whole genome shotgun sequence, the following proteins share a genomic window:
- the LOC110006161 gene encoding interferon-induced protein with tetratricopeptide repeats 1-like, with the protein MSGAQSQTTLESLQCHFTWDLDRSRPKLLRLTQKMEDFSTEKGNRKLGHIYNLWGFIQYKLGLNEEANSLFQKAAETLNKLRDADEGPWLVVNYGNLAWLHHHLGDLEESQAYLSKVDALMEKYPSPSQDDLHPEIYAEKAWTLMFLGEDKKLIVDYYEKAARMQPDMVDWNTSYVIWLKNAQNFSDTRLDPDLLEKMRQAKERDPENLYLAALYLEQRADEGENIRDEVRELAGNVSTLCCSSSGMWALLNLYIKYISVDEAIDLAEKVLKEHPDVCYLKRCVAFCYRWRIVYKSSSSPEQSMMDRAIALHEELLSLYPHSSLKKETDLATIYAKSHHSKAKAEQIFQKLLKNEPAEPEDKQMLYNKYANHLYFNLNDSHRSTQYHMKAAAIPEKSFNRENSIRILEKTKYRGIMCREIEEFLRNLQEPRQ; encoded by the exons atgag tggtgctcagagtcaaaccacactggagtccctgcagtgccactTCACCTGGGACCTGGACCGCAGCAGGCCAAAACTGTTACGCCTCACGCAGaagatggaggacttcagcacagagaaGGGAAATAGAAAGCTgggccacatttacaacctgtgggggttcattcagtataagctggggttaaatgaagaggctaacagtttgttccagaaggctgcagagaccctcaacaagctgagagatgcagatgagggtccttggttagtggtgaattacgggaacctggcctggctgcaccaccacctgggagatctagaggagagtcaggcttacctgtcaaaggttgatgccctgatggaaaaatacccatctccatcccaggacgacctccatccagagatatacgctgaaaaggcctggaccctgatgttTTTGGGAGAGGATAAGAAGCTGATTGTTGATTActacgagaaagctgccaggatgcagccggacatggtggattggaacaccagctatgtcatatggttaaagaacgcccaaaacttcagtgacacaaggctggaccctgacctcttggagaaaatgagacaagccaaggaacgggatccagagaacttgtacctCGCTGCGCTCTACCTTGAAcaacgtgctgatgaaggagaaaacattcgagatgaagtccgtgagttggctggaaatgtgagcactctgtgctgcagtagcagtggcatgtgggccttactaaacctttacataaaatacatatcagttgatgaggccattgatttggcagagaaagttctgaaagaacatccagatgtgtGTTATCTGAAGAGATGTGTTGCGTtctgctacagatggaggatcGTTTATAAAAGCAGTAGTTCcccagaacaaagcatgatggacagagcaatcgctctccacgaggagctgctctctctttaccctcactcttcactcaaaaaggaaacagacctcgcaactatctatgcaaagtcacatcacagcaaggccaaagctgagcagatatttcagaaactgctcaaaaatgaacctgcagaacctgaagacaaacagatgctatacaacaaatatgcaaatcatttatactttaatctaaatgactcccacaggtcgacacagtatcacatgaaggcagcagcaataccaGAAAAATCCTTCAACCGTGAGAACAGCATCAGAATCCTGGAGAAGACTAAATACCGAGGcataatgtgcagagaaatagaggagtttctcagaaatctgcaagagccaaggcagtaa
- the LOC110000739 gene encoding interferon-induced protein with tetratricopeptide repeats 1: protein MSAAQSQTTLESLQCHFTWDLDRKRSILLLLRDKVEDIRTEDGNRWLGHSYNLWGFIQYKLGLNEEAKSLFQKAAETLNKLRDADEGPWLVVNYGNLAWLHHHLGDLEESQAYLSKVDALMEKYPSPSQDDLHPEIYAETAWTLMFFGEDKKLVVDYYEKAARMQPDMVDWNTSYVIWLKNAQNFSDTRLDPDLLEKMRQAKERDPENLYLAVLYLEQLADEGENIRDEVRELAGNVSTLCCNNSGMWALLHLYIKYISVDDAIDLAEKVLKEHPDVRYLKRLVAFCYRSKIVYKSRNYPDPEQSMMDRAIALHEELLSLYPHSSLKNETDLAAIYAKSRHSKAKAEQIFQKLLKNEPPEPSDKQMLYNKYANYLACDRKAYHRSTQYHMKAAAIPEKSYFRKKSIGTLERNKDREIEEFLRNLQEPRQ from the exons atgag tgctgctcagagtcaaaccacactggagtccctgcagtgccactTCACCTGGGACCTGGACCGCAAAAGGTCAATACTATTACTTCTCAGGGACAAGGTGGAAGACATCCGCACCGAGGATGGAAATCGATGGTTGGGCCACAGttacaacctgtgggggttcattcagtataagctggggttaaatgaagaggctaaGAGTTTGTTtcagaaggctgcagagaccctcaacaagctgagagacgcagatgagggtccttggttagtggtgaactacgggaacctggcctggctgcaccaccacctgggagatctagaggagagtcaggcttacctgtcaaaggttgatgccctgatggaaaaatacccatctccatcccaggacgacctccatccagagatctACGCTGAAACggcctggaccctgatgttcttcggagaggataagaagctggttgttgattactacgagaaagctgccaggatgcagccggacatggtggattggaacaccagctatgtcatatggttaaagaacgcccaaaacttcagtgacacaaggctggaccctgacctcttggagaaaatgagacaagccaaggaacgggatccagagaacttgtacctCGCTGTGCTCTACCTTGAGCAACttgctgatgaaggagaaaacattcgagatgaagtccgtgagttggctggaaatgtgagcactctgtgctgcaataacagtggcatgtgggccttactacacctttacataaaatacatatcagttgATGACGCTATTGATTTGGCAGAGaaagttctgaaagaacatccagatgtgcgTTATCTGAAAAGATTAGTTGCGTTCTGCTACAGATCGAAGATAGTTTATAAAAGCAGAAATTACCCTGatccagaacaaagcatgatggacagagcaatcgctctccacgaggagctgctctctctttaccctcactcttcactcaAAAACGAAACAGATCTCGCAGCTATCTATGCAAAGTCACgtcacagcaaggccaaagctgagcagatatttcagaaactgctcaaaaatgaaCCACCAGaaccttcagacaaacagatgctttacaacAAATATGCAAATTACTTAGCCTGTGATCGAAAAGCCTACCACAGGTCGACacagtatcacatgaaggcagcagcaataccaGAAAAATCCTACTTCCGTAAGAAAAGCATCGGAACCCTGGAGAggaataaagacagagaaattgaggagtttctcagaaacctgcaagagccaaggcagtaa